From the Parasteatoda tepidariorum isolate YZ-2023 unplaced genomic scaffold, CAS_Ptep_4.0 HiC_scaffold_1015, whole genome shotgun sequence genome, one window contains:
- the LOC107456015 gene encoding uncharacterized protein, with amino-acid sequence MHCGLILEDDLNKTLKSFWEVENLDVGLTKSKETTSCEEHFEQTHFRNKEGRYVVTIPLKEEPSCLGESRDIALKRLNSLWHRLSKDQEHLRLYKNFLDEYERLGHMSEVKDEGEPESSYYMPHHGVYRPEKSTTKLRVVFNASSLTHNATSFNAIQYNGGVIQEDLFSIMTSFRRHTYAFQADIKMMYRMILVNPKQHCLQRILWKDHANGPTKAYELRTITYDTVSASFLATRCLNQLSLDEGINFPLAAPLLRDNFYMDDVLYSAPSLDEAKETRRQLISILDKAGLSLHKWSASHPELSPSKNDYDFSSADETKTLGVIWRPSEDCYTFKISVDENNTFTKRSVLSTIAKLFEPLGIAGPVIAKAKIFMQKLWKSNIDWGDPLPAAEFQEWSEFISTLKGVNNIKVDRCITIEQSKTIEFHGFADASESCYGAVVYCKSFNSAGDINVKLVASKSRVAPLKALSIPRLELCAAVLLSKLMKKILSALKLQTDKVYLWSDSMIVLAWIQKEPTSLKTFVKNRIALIQELTLKSQWNHVPSEMNPADLISRGLDPVKLLETKLWWKGPNFLYDNEYPNQNFPVSQELSVFQSELKKLSSLDIEGPLKAFTLTSNNFLHELIGLSNNYFTIVRVLSYIFRFSKNCRNPTEGASGPLSNEEINASEQFLLRVIQNEEFGSEIRSLKLHEKVSPTSKIRNLNPLLDSNGVLRVGGRLGNTELNFLKKHPAILPKNSPLTSVIISTYHLKYLHIGPNGLLNCVREKFWPLCGRSLCRRITHNCVVCVKNKPIAATQIMGNLPREKVVPDFAFNCSGVDLTGPFSIKCKHQRKAISLKMYICLFICFVSKAVHIEIVSDLTSESKCHVEEIHRA; translated from the coding sequence ATGCATTGCGGATTAATTTTAGAGGATGATTTAAACAAGACATTAAAGAGTTTTTGGGAAGTTGAAAATTTAGACGTAGGGTTAACGAAAAGTAAAGAAACGACCTCTTGCGAGGAACATTTTGAGCAAACACATTTCCGTAATAAAGAAGGTAGATACGTAGTAACTATACCCCTTAAGGAAGAACCCTCGTGTTTAGGCGAGTCAAGGGATATTGCTCTTAAACGGCTGAATTCTCTGTGGCATCGGTTATCAAAGGACCAAGAACATTTGAGACTTTACAAAAACTTTCTTGATGAATACGAGAGGCTTGGTCACATGAGTGAAGTTAAAGATGAAGGAGAACCGGAAAGTTCCTATTATATGCCACACCATGGCGTGTATCGTCCCGAGAAGAGTACTACGAAGCTTCGCGTAGTATTCAACGCTTCTAGCTTGACGCATAATGCTACCTCATTTAACGCTATCCAGTATAATGGTGGGGTGATACAGGAAGACTTATTTAGCATAATGACTAGCTTTCGAAGGCACACATACGCGTTTCAAGCGGATATAAAGATGATGTACAGAATGATTTTGGTGAACCCTAAGCAGCATTGTCTTCAAAGAATCCTTTGGAAGGATCATGCGAATGGCCCAACAAAAGCTTATGAATTGAGAACTATCACGTACGACACAGTGAGTGCTAGTTTTTTAGCAACAAGGTGTTTGAATCAGCTATCTCTTGACGAGGGGATAAATTTTCCTTTGGCAGCTCCTCTTCTACGTGACAACTTCTATATGGATGATGTGTTGTATTCAGCACCCTCTCTGGATGAAGCGAAGGAGACACGGCGGCAACTGATTTCAATTCTCGATAAAGCCGGTTTGAGTCTACATAAATGGTCTGCTAGCCATCCGGAGCTTTCGCCAAGTAAAAACGATTATGACTTTTCGAGCGCCgatgaaacaaaaactttagGAGTCATTTGGCGACCATCAGAGGACTGCTATACCTTCAAAATATCAGTGGATGAGAACAACACCTTTACCAAGCGGTCAGTTCTGTCCACCATTGCAAAACTTTTTGAACCCCTAGGGATAGCCGGCCCTGTCATAGCTAAGGCCAAAATATTTATGCAGAAATTGTGGAAATCGAACATTGACTGGGGTGATCCACTTCCTGCTGCAGAATTTCAGGAGTGGAGCGAATTTATTTCCACGTTGAAAGGTGTGAACAACATTAAAGTTGATAGGTGCATTACAATAGAACAGTCTAAAACAATCGAATTTCATGGATTTGCTGATGCATCGGAGAGTTGCTATGGAGCGGTTGTTTATTGCAAGTCTTTCAACTCTGCAGGTGACATAAATGTGAAATTAGTTGCTAGCAAATCTAGAGTTGCCCCACTTAAAGCCCTAAGTATCCCCAGACTGGAACTTTGTGCTGCAGTCTTGTTGTCCAAGTTAATGAAAAAGATACTTTCCgcattaaaattgcaaacaGACAAAGTTTACCTTTGGTCTGATTCCATGATTGTACTAGCATGGATTCAAAAGGAGCCAACGAGTCTTAAGACATTCGTGAAAAATAGAATTGCACTCATACAAGAACTGACGCTTAAGTCCCAATGGAATCATGTGCCATCCGAGATGAATCCCGCGGACTTGATATCCCGAGGATTGGACCCTGTGAAACTTTTAGAGACAAAATTATGGTGGAAAGGCCCTAATTTCCTTTATGACAACGAGTATCCTAACCAAAACTTTCCTGTGTCGCAAGAACTGAGTGTCTTCCAAAGTGAACTTAAAAAGCTTTCAAGCTTAGACATTGAAGGTCCCTTAAAAGCCTTTACATTAACGTCCaacaattttttgcatgaacTAATTGGCttgagtaataattattttactatagtgcgtgtattaagttatatttttaggtTTTCCAAGAATTGCAGAAATCCTACTGAAGGAGCTTCAGGACCTCTGAGCAATGAGGAGATCAACGCCTCCGAGCAGTTCCTGTTGAGAGTAATACAGAACGAGGAATTTGGATCAGAAATTCGGAGTCTCAAACTGCACGAGAAGGTGTCTCCTACGAGTAAGATAAGAAATTTGAACCCTCTTTTAGATTCAAATGGAGTTTTAAGAGTTGGAGGACGATTAGGTAACACtgaattgaattttcttaaaaaacatccTGCAATACTCCCTAAAAATAGTCCTTTAACTTCTGTTATTATTTCGACATATcatcttaaatatttgcatattggTCCAAATGGTTTATTAAACTgtgtaagagaaaaattttggcCCTTATGTGGCCGTTCTCTATGTAGAAGAATTACTCATAATTGTGTtgtttgtgttaaaaataaacccATTGCTGCTACGCAAATAATGGGGAATCTACCTAGAGAAAAAGTTGTGCCAGATTTCGCATTCAATTGCTCTGGTGTTGACCTAACTGGTCCGTTTTCCATTAAATGTAAACATCAAAGAAAAGCAATTTCTCTAAAGATGTATATTTGCTTATTCATATGTTTTGTATCTAAAGCAGTGCATATAGAGATAGTTTCTGATTTGACATCCGAGTCTAAATGCCACGTTGAAGAGATTCATCGCGCGTAG